One window from the genome of Streptomyces cadmiisoli encodes:
- a CDS encoding metallophosphoesterase family protein, protein MTGRVFHTSDWHLGRQIGRHRRDSEVDAVLDEIIDIAEDFAPDLIVHSGDLFDGPRPSLDDMRRAAQTLRRLGTIAPVVVVAGNHDTTQVLTFVEYMLNDMGVREGDQARVRFATDAHPDRLLTAEYPTKTGEFTLRIGALPYLHPNRFTYDFADPALTTATYAERMRTVQADVYRRLTADRGPRDILIFAAHLFIEGALPSYSERRISLSAEYAAASADLPDVAYGALGHIHKPQPVGRAGFPAYYAGSPLQMDFGETGDTKSVVLAEIGPDTNPRIELEPLTTGRRLVRLEGTLEQIAHRAARVGDAWVKAVVNVDAFDPSLPATLAKMLPQATLVDIDERRTGTAHRVLDRQTSTTELPDIDDLLHDYLADRGTGGPALDRAMAAFAHLRAEPDPEDPTPCCEETLLTAAIAGQPLDTLDRSSLLTGIDTTDAETTR, encoded by the coding sequence GTGACGGGACGCGTATTCCACACCTCCGACTGGCACCTGGGCCGCCAGATCGGCCGCCACCGACGTGACAGCGAGGTCGACGCCGTCCTCGATGAGATCATCGACATCGCCGAGGACTTCGCCCCCGACCTGATCGTGCACAGCGGCGACCTCTTCGACGGCCCCCGGCCGAGCCTGGACGACATGCGCCGCGCGGCCCAGACACTGCGCCGCCTCGGCACGATCGCACCTGTGGTCGTCGTTGCCGGCAACCACGACACCACTCAGGTCCTGACGTTCGTGGAGTACATGCTCAACGACATGGGCGTCCGCGAAGGAGACCAGGCCCGGGTCCGCTTCGCCACCGACGCCCATCCCGACAGGCTGCTCACCGCCGAATACCCCACCAAGACCGGGGAGTTCACACTGCGCATCGGCGCACTGCCCTACCTGCACCCCAACCGCTTCACCTACGACTTCGCCGACCCCGCCCTGACCACCGCGACCTACGCCGAGCGGATGCGAACCGTACAAGCCGACGTCTACCGACGTCTGACCGCCGACCGAGGCCCTCGGGACATCCTCATCTTCGCTGCCCACCTGTTCATCGAAGGAGCCCTCCCGTCCTACTCGGAGCGGCGGATCTCCCTGAGCGCCGAGTATGCGGCCGCATCCGCGGACCTGCCCGACGTCGCCTACGGTGCCCTCGGCCACATCCACAAACCCCAGCCCGTCGGCCGTGCCGGATTCCCCGCCTACTACGCCGGCAGCCCCCTGCAGATGGATTTCGGCGAGACCGGCGATACCAAGAGCGTCGTGCTCGCCGAGATCGGCCCGGACACCAATCCCCGCATCGAACTCGAACCGCTTACCACAGGCCGCCGTCTGGTCCGCCTCGAGGGAACCCTGGAACAGATCGCCCACCGCGCCGCCCGCGTGGGGGACGCCTGGGTGAAAGCGGTGGTGAACGTCGACGCCTTCGACCCGTCCCTGCCAGCCACCCTCGCCAAGATGCTGCCGCAAGCGACGCTCGTCGACATCGACGAGCGCCGTACCGGCACAGCACACCGCGTGCTGGACCGGCAGACCTCCACCACCGAACTGCCCGACATCGACGACCTGCTGCACGACTACCTCGCCGACCGTGGCACAGGCGGCCCGGCCCTGGACCGTGCCATGGCCGCCTTCGCCCACCTGCGAGCCGAGCCCGACCCCGAGGACCCCACACCGTGCTGCGAGGAGACGCTGCTGACCGCGGCCATCGCAGGCCAGCCCCTCGACACCCTTGACCGCTCCAGCCTGCTGACCGGCATCGACACCACCGACGCGGAGACCACGCGATGA